The Chryseolinea soli genome contains a region encoding:
- a CDS encoding DUF2911 domain-containing protein, which yields MKKHALLFCILLTPFVLLAQDDKAARPSPPAQASATVNGKTITIDYGQPSVKGRKIWGELVPYGQVWRAGANETTAFTLSADAMVEGKKLSAGKYAFFIIPTENEATVIFNKTIKWGAFSYKQDEDVLRISVPVKKSKAFAEKLTYMVSPKGEVSLAWENSVIVFAVK from the coding sequence TCCTGCTCACCCCTTTCGTTTTGCTGGCTCAAGATGATAAAGCTGCACGCCCGAGTCCGCCCGCACAAGCATCCGCTACAGTAAACGGCAAAACCATCACGATCGATTACGGACAACCGTCTGTTAAAGGTCGAAAAATTTGGGGAGAATTGGTGCCCTATGGCCAGGTATGGCGTGCGGGCGCCAACGAAACCACCGCTTTTACGCTTTCTGCCGATGCCATGGTGGAAGGTAAAAAACTATCGGCCGGCAAGTACGCATTCTTTATTATCCCCACCGAAAATGAGGCGACGGTTATTTTTAACAAGACCATCAAGTGGGGAGCCTTCAGCTATAAACAGGACGAGGATGTTTTGCGGATCAGTGTGCCGGTAAAAAAGTCAAAAGCGTTTGCCGAAAAATTAACCTACATGGTTTCGCCTAAAGGCGAGGTGTCGCTGGCCTGGGAAAACTCGGTCATTGTCTTTGCTGTGAAGTAA